Below is a genomic region from Fusarium oxysporum Fo47 chromosome XI, complete sequence.
GGGTCCCGATAATGCATCCAAGGCGCATGGTACCAATCTCGGACTGTGTTCTCATTGAGCCGAAAGTCTTTCTCAACATTGCCATCAAAACAATATTCTTTGATCGTCTTAGCAAACTGTTCAGGGTCCTTTTCGTAGTCGACCTTCAGCCATGGCGCATTCTTGCCCTCGAAATCACCGGGCAATCCGGGGGCAGGGATCAGTGGGGAGGGAGCGTGGGGGAGTGAACCATCCTTCTGTGCCTTGAGGCTAACCTTGAGAATGTCCGAGGTGGGATAGTCGTTACGGATCTGCCAGGGACTGAAGCCAACAGGAGTTGGGTGAATGGAGGAGGTATGGAACTGGACTTGTGCTTCAGTAGCCTGCAGCTTCTGGCTGTCACTCTCGATCAGCGATGCAGCAAGGCCTGTTCCTCCGAGAGCAGCGCCTCCGGCTAAGAGCTGGCTTCGAGTAATACCCGCCAAAATTCGGAAAGCCATATTTCTGATTCACCAAAGCAGAGACTGGAAGAACAGATAATCAGAGACAGAGCACGCTCAATTGTGCGAAAGACTGGTTCTTAAGGGCAAAGACCCCTACAGAGATGGCTTTTGATAGAGACCTGCCCAGACCCTAGCCGCTACGAGAAGCTAAGACTAGGCTGGCGGCGGCTGAGCTGAACATCCCCGCCGACCATTGGAATCACTCCCAATAACAGTATTAATTGGCGATATCTCAGTGGCTCGGCCCGTCCCCATGACTAAGTCCCGTTCTGGGCCCAGGAACTATCCCTTGTGGCGCGAACGTGGCTCGCTGACCTGAGATAAATCACTGCCGTTTGTGTCTAAGGAACCTTCAGGGGTCTCGTAGCGCTGAATCCGATTGGCGGCACAAGTGCAGCTGAACTGCTATCACACTTTTAGTGAGTGCAAGATGACTTTGAGCGAAATCTCATTGGTCAGGAGCCGAGAGCAGAGGAACTACTTTCAATAGGCAAATCAGTAGTTCAGTCACATTCTTACACCAGAGTTTCTTTCCAAATCGATGCATACGCATGCTTAATACTATTTATGCATACTGTGCTCTTACAAGGACTACGTGTTAAGTCGTTTCGTACTTATGGAGTAGGTCGCGTGCCTTAAATATGCGTTTGTAAATCGTTCCTCGCAAATCTTCCAGCGTTACTGTCATCAAGTTTCACCATTCGCCATGCAATGCATATCGATAAGGCAGCGGGCGGTGAAGATGCATGGTCAGTCTCTCTAAATGAAACGCATCTAGGTAACAGACGCCCGCTAGGAGATCTTTCAGTGACGAAATAAAAGAGAGACAGGCCCATGCGATGGTTTACTACCTATTGTTCTTTGTTCAGGCGCGCAGCGGAAGAGGATGAATCAGACAAAGAAAGGGTTTCCTAAACCTGTTCAGTGATGAAGAACACAATCGTCACAGATGAAAGAGCGACAAGGTATACAAGGTGAATACGCTGAACAAACAAACTGAGCCTCTTCACGTATTGGTCTCAGGTATAAAATCCCTTGGCTTCGCCCCCTTCTTGGTAGcgccatcaacctcatcggTAACTCTTTCATCCCAAGTGCTACCTCACTTTACCATTTTATTGGCAAGTATCCAGCCTCCGGTCGTATCAAGAGCTACCGAAGCAATTCcagacaacatcaacatcaacttacTGCAAGACTTTCTCCATCTCACCTCGCGACCATGGATCGCTTTCCTCAATTTTCCGCTCCTATCTCAATCCCTGGCTCGCCGTCTGGGGACAAGCAGGAGCACTATCCCGACGCTCTTAGTCAAGATCCCCAGGTCCATGAGTGCGGAAAAGGTATTCGCTGCCATTGCCAGGGCTGCGATGGTTGTACTGGGAAGATCTACTGCATCACCAGCCTCCAGTGCTACGATTGCTATTGCAACTGCCCCGTCTAGACATTTTCTCTGGGCTTGAGATGAGGTTGTTTGTTTCTTGTTTGTATTCTTGCTAATGCGAGTTACTTGCGATGCGCGTGGGTGATATTTGCTGATGTAGGTTGTGATCCTTTCAATTTTGGAAGTACAGGTTTGCTCTGGTATTCTTCTTTAGTGTGCTCTCTCATGCAGAGTTCGGGGTGCAGCGGATGGAAGAGGCTTGGTAGGTAGCTGAACAGGTCAGAGGAGGTCAAAGAAAAACTTACAAAACATATCCACCAGCTTCATTCAATTTAAGTACATTTTATGTGATGCTAAGGCTGTAGACCGCAATAACCTTCCAACTATATTGCTATGTGATACTTTCCATAAAAGTTTGATCGTGCGGAAGAAGACTTGGTGTCAGCACTGGGAACCTTCTACAGCATGTTGTCAAACCCACGTTCTACATAAGATATGAGCTTTGACCAATGTCTCAAATATTGTGGAATATGAACAAGGGGAACATAACGCGTCCTAAGTATGAGAAACTACCCTCAACACATAGAAAGGATATTGTTAAGCTTGTTCCCACAAGTGTGCAGCCGAATAGCCACAAACGGAGCATAGGAGCTCAAGAGTCCCTGTGCTAACGCGAGTAAGCGTTTTACTGGGTGAATGTTGAGAAGTATATTAAGCGAGGGTACAAAGCGCTGAGGGAATCCCAGATATCACGGGTGATGATAAAGTCAATATCCGTGGTAAGGGGATTCCATTTTCGCAACGGATTCAATTAGCCTTCGTTTTGTCACACACCTGTGATGTGGAGTTGTTCGTATAATTAAGCCTTTCAAAGAGCCATTGCTCAACGTTTAGACCTTGTTGAAAGGTCTTGTTCACACCGTAGACAAAGGGAATAGATCAATGGTTAGGAACAAAGCCAGACAGCTCATTAATATCAAACTAAATCATGAACATGAGACAGAACACCTCCATCGTGCGCAGAAGACAACGAACTGGGCCAAGACTAGCCACTGCATCGGTAAACCATGGCCGAACACCGCCATGAACAAGTGATTCGAGGGATCTTGACAGagtatttttatttatctGAACAGAGAATGTCGAATCTCTTTCAGTGCATATAAAAGGCCATGAGTTTGCCCTGCAACCTGGAGAGAGTCGTCACTCACATCACAACTTCTACTACCAACTCACAGCagaacatcaacagcatcacagcTACCAACAACTTCACACACACAAAACAATCAACACcaatcaccatcatcatgtaTCCTTCCACTGGTTTTACCCCTGAGTCTTCGGCTCCCACTTCACCCACCGAGACTACTCACGGCTACTTCCCTTCTCTTATCCACGCCAAGTTTGGTCCCCAACCTATTCAGTGCCCCCACAGCACTCGATGCGAGTGCACCGGCTGCAGCGGTTGCAAGAACGAGATTTCTAACTGGAGTACCATGCAGTGCTCTAACTGCAACATTAACTGCCCTGCCTAAGTGGCTTTTTGTGATGTGCATAGGTTTTTCATTTATGCCTTTTGGTTCTCTCTCCCAGCGAAGTTTAGCCTATGTGCCTATTCACAGCGGATTTGAGATGTTTTCTTTGTTTCGTGTTTGTTCTTCCTGGATGCCTAAGATGTTTTAGGTTCGTATTTCTCCTTTGTGTGCTTTGCGATGGAGAGGTTCGGGTGGAGTATGATGGATCATGGATCGCTAGCTGACTAGTATGGAGAATGAGAAATTTTAAGTAAAGCATATTGAACGGGTTCCTTGGCTTTAtcctttaattatttatctgATGCGATAATAGGTGCCGTACACCGAAAAACCACAATATGTCATGATTGCGGCCTTAAGGTCTACACAACACGATATAGAATGAATATATCCTGTTTCAGCGCTAATATGTGCTCCGCAGCTGAAATACCAATTTTAACCTTCCTGAGATTTCTGAAACTTATGCTTTTAGCTTCCTAAAAATATGTATCTTGTCTCGTGTCAACACTCACTAAACGTTGTTCGCTTGACGCATCCAGTCTGCTTTGCGGCTTTTGGTGCTTAGACACTCCTGATTATCTTATCCAAGGCTCGAAGATAAAAGTTAACCAGGTATGAGGTAGTATGATCAACATGAGGTATTTTCACCGCTGAAGGAGACTGTGATTCCGTGAATATCGCACAGAGCACCACGTACATCCACAGGCGCAGGCAACTCTTACCCAGCACCGCAACTTTGCTAGAGAATTGTAGCTGAAGCACGACAGTCAAATCCTTCATAAGATCTTGGAATGCCATTCCGTTGCCCGCCGTGAATGTCCTTTCTCTTTATGTATAAAAGCAAGGCACCATTTCGACAAACTAAAGAAACCTCACACTTACATTACCGCAACGTCTCCTGCCACTTTACCCAAGACATCAAACCTTTCACCTCTATCAACATTTCCATAGAAACAATAGCCATTCTTCGACCACATTCAACATGCATCCTTCAATGACCTCCAGGATCGCCTCTTCGATCCCATCTTCTCCCTATGCCGATGTTGCTGCCGAAATGCCATCTCCAATCCCAGCCAACGGTGGTGTCCAGCCCGACCAGTGCCCTCACAGCGAGATATGTCAATGTGCGGAATGCCCCGGCTGCAAAAACTTAATTTATGTCTGGAAGACTGAGCAGTGTGCTGCATGCTACATGGACCACCCTGCCACTGTTCAATAAAGGGTTAGCTCCAACTCATGTGTGTTCGACAATAGGAACATCTATTGCACTAGATATTGCTGCAAACGCATGTCACTTATAATGATCAAAAGATAGCAACTATATGACTACCATTCAGAATTCGTCCTTGAAATGGCCAAGTGAATTGCAATGGACCTCTGTGGATAATAGCCTGACGGGTCCTGAACCACTGACTCTTTCGGTCCGTAAGGCGCTGCAACATTGTGCAGCTTCATCAGCAGTCGAGATTGCCGGTGTAACACCAACTTACCTCCAGATTATGTATAGAAGCTCATAAGCTCCAGATGATCTAACTCTTCATTCCATACTGTTGATGTTCAGTGTTTTGGTTCAACTTCCAGTCGGGGAGGCTAGGTCATGTCTGGGAAAATCCACAACAGCCCAGAAAAAAGGCATGCCAGTGACATCACTTTGAAACATAACAGCCTTTATATGCTGGCATACTAGATAGTGGAACTTCTTTTCCCGGAGAAAATCTCGTGTAGGCGGCCAATTAATCTTGCGGCTGGCTCAGTGCTGCGCCATGTCGATAACGCAGGGATGAGGCTCCTATTCTTACAAGTGGTGTCGCGGACTCAGCAACATTAGAGATCATCAGAAGACGACAGACAATATTGGAAAACAAACATAACCGTTCTTCGTTTCTCTCACTTTACATTTTGAAGAATGTTCATTCTTCTTAGATTGAGCTCTTCCTACTTCTTTCTTGATATTGATGTCTTCCAAACCAATCTTACATGCTCCACCACTAGATGGGTCAGCATGGCCTCTGTCATCCTGACTCCACGACCCTGAGGCTGACGCTCGGAGAAACCCTCTCAATCCAGGATGAAATCTGACAGGATTCAAACACTCGAGCCACTCACTGAGGCTTGGACTCGAAGAAGCGGGACGATATTTTTATCTCCCAGCCTTGGGGATTTCCTTTATCATGAACATATCTACTTCCGCAATTCCGATAGAACTCCCATTCCTCGATTAATAGCTGCTTTCAATTTGAATAACGCTTCCAGAGTATCGTGGTGATATCACTACCAAAATGACTTCCCGACGCCCAGATCTTTCGCAATACCCAACCGGATTCACGGTTCTGCGCATCTTCCAAGCTGTACTAAACATTATCACCATCGTCGTCACGTCTTTCACAATAAATGCCGTGGTTATTCCGGGGAACTGCTTGTTGATCATAACCGTACGTAAGAAAATGTTCCGATCGTCATTGGAAATGGCTTGCTGACTTTGCTTACAGAGCTCTGCATCACTTCTGGTCTCAACATGGATGGCCTTTGCTCATATGTTCTCCAACCGCCTCTTCAATTACTTGGTCGCCGCGATTCTTGACACAATTCTCACTATATTTTGGCTCATATCATTTGCCGTTCTCGCGGCGCAAACAGCGGTGTTATGGGCCCATGGCACTGATTACTGTGAAAACAACAAGTGCCCCGACAGCCTCAAGACCGTGACGAGTTTTTACGGATACGTCTTTGCGACTTGCGTCGGTCTTGGTGGCTTAGCATTGTAAGTTCGCAAGGAGCTTTGGGGAAAAGCCCATCATACTGACCACTTGCAGTCTGTTCTCATGCATTTGCCTTATCTTTCATGGCATTGTCAGTTGTCGACAACATCGATATAACCAAATCGGCACGAATAACGTCTCCGAACCAATTTTTGTCGGCGACAGACATCCCCAGGGCTCGACCGAGTATCGGCCTTTGGCATAAGCTAGTTAATTGTGGCAAAAAGAATTTAATGATATCAATGATTATTTCTGGAGTAATTTCTCGTGTTGAATCTGTCCATGAACCCTGAGACCCGCGGTAATTCTTATCGGGTGCCGATAAGATAACATAAAGATCAATAGATAAAGGCCTCCCTTGTGGGTCAAGCCATCTGCTAGCATCTGCTAAGAAGTACTTTTACTAGCGATTAATTTTGCCTATACAGACAGTGCTTCTTATTGCGTCATAGCATATAACGCTCGCGCAGCATGTTTCTCAGCTCACGAACTGGTTCTGTTTACTTTACGTGATGAAGGAGATATTATAAAACAACCGGGGGCAGAACCCAGAGCGTTTGCCGATGAATCTTGTCCTGGGCGTAATGCAGCAAATATTGTGATAATTTAAGACAAGACAAAACGTAGTAGTACTCTCATTGTCCACCTGCATCAACTTGTTTCATTGCCAACCGCTCCCTTCACAAAGTCATGATCATTTGGCATTTATAATTCTCTTCTATCCTGTCGGAGCGAATGTAATCTGATGAGCCGCCGACCATGAGGCAACTTTAACCATCTGCCCCGGCCAAGCTGTCAATTTGACCTGAATTTCCGATGCCGTCCTAGTCCTCTGGTTACCCTACGCTTGGGGCTGCTTCAAGTGGGGCCGACCGCCAACCGCCGACCGCTCGACGAAGTGACAGCATTAATTTAAAAAAGCTGTTATGACTGACAGGTCTCTCATGACTTCCATCAAACTAAATCATACGATATCAGGAATATCCAAAACACCGTTACAGGCTATCGTTATCAATTTGCCGCGATACTATGCTTAAAACACGTCTCAGTTCAATCGCCGAGTCGGTCGGGTCGGGATCCACCTTTCGGGGTCCAAAAGCGGAAGTCAAATAAGTCCCCGGGACGGGAAATTATATCAGATCAAAGTTTCCGGATGATTCGCTTCGGGCTCTAGATTATTAGCATTTCTTAGCAAGTCTTTCGCAATACTACCATAGCCCTTGTATAGTTATTCCTCGTATGACAGCTACGACAATGGCATCGCTTACATCCACTGTTCGCAGAAGCGCAGTTGTTCTTGAAAACGTACCAACAAAAGCTTTCACATCGCTAGCAGCGTCACAATCTTCGAGAGGTCGGACTTATTACACGGTCGCGGACACCTCAGttcaaagaagaagcctaGCCAGCTGCCAAAGGAGTCTAGCATCGAGACAACCTTGTCTTTTACACTCACGACATCCAACCCAAAATTGCATCATCGGCCGCGCCAGATTTGCGACCACTACGACCATAATGGCAGAACCAACAGTCCACTCTCTATTCGAGCCTGTCACTGGCACCTGGCAGTACGTCGTCTCGGACCCGAACACCAAGAGCGCTGTCATCATCGACCCAGTCCTAGACTATGATCCCATCAAAGCAGCCATGTCGACGGGATCGGCTGATGCCATTCTCAAGACTGTAAAAGACAATGGCTTGAAGATTGAGATGATACTAGAGACGCATGCTCATGCAGATCATCTGACTGCTGCATCATATCTCCAGTCAGCCCTTGCCAAAAGTCAAGGTTCCAAGCCACTCATCGGCATTGGAAAGCTTATCCGCCAGGTTCAGACCTTGTTCGGAGAACGATATGGCATCGACCCAAAAGAATACGATACTGTTTTTGATAAGCTTTGGGAGGATAATGATGAGTTCACCATTGGCACTTTAACCGCCCGTGCTGTTCATCTCCCTGGACATACACCGGATCACATGGGATACCATATTGGCAGTAAGCCTACTTCAACCTAACACTACCTTGAAATGGATCACTGACTTGCTACCTAGAAAACGTGTTTGTTGGCGATTCTATCTTTCACGTTGACATCGGCTCCGCGCGCGCAGACTTCCCCGGCGGCAGTGCTgaagccatcttcaactctggCCGCAAGCTCCTTGCACTACCAGAAGATACAAAGATCTGGGTAGGACATGATTATCCGCCGGCTGGTCGGGAAGCCCCCGTTCCTTTCGCGACGGTAAAGGAGCACAGAGAGAACAACAAGCATCTCAAAGATGGGACGCGCGAGCACGACTTCATTGAGATGCGTAGGAAACGCGATGAGTCCCTTGCTGCACCTCGATTGATCCATCCTTCATTGCAAGTCAACATTAGAGGTGGGCGACTCCCTGCGCCGAACCCAGCAGGGCTGAAGATGATCCATCTACCAGTGACGGGTTCGTCGTGGTAGAGAAGCCTTGTAACCCAATGCCATTTGTAAGAGATACACGCTGTACGAGAGCCTGGAGGCGGGTGCTTTTAttttgatgttgaggattGATAGTTTAGCCAGCCAAAACAAATTGCAAATCACTCTTAATATCTTCACTTTCCCTCTCTACTCTGTGCTTGCCGGTATAGGATAACGCTTTATTTTAAATCAAAGAAAGCAAAATCCAGCGAGGATGCTGACCCTCTTTCGCTGACCAGTACGATTCTGTAAAAGTGTTTATAGAGCGTAAGTGTCGGCGATGACCCATCAGAAACTTCGGGATTCAATAGTTCTATCAGCATCCCGCGTGCTTAAGGTACATcaaataataatattttacTCCAAAAGGTCCAAAACATATTCTAATCTATATTCTAAGTTTAGTAAACCAGTGAAGGTAACCGGTGATCAAGCAAGACTTTCTTCTAACAACGAGGTCTAAGCAAACAGGAATCCGGCCACCAACCCAGCACCAAACATCGAAGCGATACTGATAAAGGAGCTCAATCCCATCGTGGCCATACCACTGATACCATGACCACTTGTACATCCACCAGCGATGCGAGCGCCGAACGTTAGAAAAGCTCCGCCAACCAGAACCATTGGCAGTGATGCCTGTTCACTTTGTGCCATGACCTCCCGGATGGCCGGAAAGTTGGATAACGTCGCCCAAGATCCCATCATTAATCCACACGCAAAAAGGATGTTTTGAGGGACTGATTGTATACCCTTGCCACCGAAAATATCCCAGAAGAACTTTCCAAACTCCTCATAGGCACCGCTGACCCCAACGGGCTTCTCGGTCAAGATAACAGACGATAACTGTCCGAAGCCTATGAGGAGGCCACCGACAACCGGATGCAGCATGGTAACACTTCTCGGGGCAATGTATAAGATTCCGGCGAGTATCGCAAGCATCGTTATCTCATACCCGACGAGAACCTTGCCTGCAGACAACCCGGTAACATCCATAACCGATGTATTCCGAGCACGGCTCGTCGGCGGCTTGACTATGTACGGCTTACACCGCACCCAGATAACGCCCGCAAGGAGCGACGTACATGCGAGCAACCGACTGGCGCCAATACCCGCCGTGGCCTGCACGAGGACCGTCCCGGGACAAGCACCCGTTAAGCTTATCCCCAGACCTAGCATGGCACCACCAATGATGTTACCGTCGTACGGGCCCAGCCACGCGTGCGAACTTGCTGATCGGGCGGGAATCTTGGTGGATTTGGAGTTGTAGAGGGTGAAGATTGCGGCGCTGGTTGCGGATGCGGTGAGGAATGTGGCGAGCATGTGAAAGTCGGAGAGGCGGAACTGATTCTTTATGACCTGCGGATTTGCTACGCCTGAGAGAGTGAGGCCTGTGCCGAAGATGGCACCTGTTAACAAGCTTGTTGCCATGGTTCACAAATAAGTCTATGAAGCGCTTTGATGCAGTTTATTGACGATAAAGTTCGAGACACACGGCAGAGGCTGAAAATCTTTGCTCTATTAACTCGCTCTATCGCTGTCTAAAATTACGCTTCGTTTCCGCTCTAGTTCAGTTTAAACTCGCTACTAAATCATCTGATCATTAATCTAGTCCCCGATGAAAATTAGAGTTTTGAAGACGCCGATATCCACTGATTTCTCCGGGGCGGCTCGGAGAAGACGGACGGAGTGGGGCTGTGGCTTCGGCGCCCGGTAGTCGGAAACAATCAGTCATTTTCTGTTTCCGTCTCGGTACCAGAACGGCACTCGCTTCTCCTTGCATTGGCCAACGCGGCTGTCACCGCTTCGTCAAGATCGGCGTGGAAGAAGGGCCTGTCGGTCGGGAAAACCGGTCTGAGACCTTGTTTTTCTGCTGGTGTAGCAGGTGATGACGATTCGATTTCTGTGCTTGTTCGCGTGCCGATCATGCTTTCGTCGTCTGTGCTGCTCTGTCGTCTTCTATTTTCGTGCGCCTCGTCAAATGATCTTGCCAATGGTAGA
It encodes:
- a CDS encoding beta-lactamase-like protein yields the protein MAEPTVHSLFEPVTGTWQYVVSDPNTKSAVIIDPVLDYDPIKAAMSTGSADAILKTVKDNGLKIEMILETHAHADHLTAASYLQSALAKSQGSKPLIGIGKLIRQVQTLFGERYGIDPKEYDTVFDKLWEDNDEFTIGTLTARAVHLPGHTPDHMGYHIGKNVFVGDSIFHVDIGSARADFPGGSAEAIFNSGRKLLALPEDTKIWVGHDYPPAGREAPVPFATVKEHRENNKHLKDGTREHDFIEMRRKRDESLAAPRLIHPSLQVNIRGGRLPAPNPAGLKMIHLPVTGSSW